The following proteins are encoded in a genomic region of Brachypodium distachyon strain Bd21 chromosome 1, Brachypodium_distachyon_v3.0, whole genome shotgun sequence:
- the LOC100836106 gene encoding protein LIFEGUARD 2 isoform X1: protein MGKHGGGLDVDVEKGGAACMYMIETPELRWAFIRKVYAIVALQLLATIAVAATVYLVPDIRAFFLARTPASLAAFVLILVATILVMIPMMCLRNRHPINLILLGLFTICMSFSVGLGCLSRKGVIIIEAATLTFVVVLSLTIYTFWAAKRSHDFSFLGPFLFAACLILMLFSLIQVICSCNQLTIYPNKGRSFSPASLTYREMLCLICCAADVDADGQSGDDGVRVRLGAGLLRVHHLRHGQPHQEARLRRVCHGGHLAVPRHHQHLHGHSLCPLRLLDISCSCVAAAAAMPCWMRITPNNIRRDKTCREIAVR, encoded by the exons ATGGGgaagcacggcggcggcctggacGTGGACGTGGAGAAGGGCGGGGCGGCCTGTATGTACATGATCGAGACACCGGAGCTCCGGTGGGCGTTCATCCGCAAGGTGTACGCGATCGTGGCGCTGCAGCTGCTGGCCaccatcgccgtcgccgccaccgtctaCCTCGTGCCGGACATCCgtgccttcttcctcgcccGCACcccggcctccctcgccgccttcgTGCTCATCCTCGTCGCCACCATCCTCG TGATGATCCCCATGATGTGCCTCCGGAACCGGCACCCCATCAACCTCATCCTACTCGGCCTCTTCACCATTTGTATGAGCTTCTCCGTCGGCCTGGGATGCCTCTCCAGGAAAG GAGTAATCATAATCGAGGCGGCAACGCTGACATTCGTGGTGGTCTTGAGCCTGACGATCTACACGTTCTGGGCGGCCAAGAGAAGCCATGACTTCAGCTTCCTCGGGCCCTTCTTGTTCGCGGCATGCCTCATCCTGATGCTCTTCAGCCTCATCCAGGTCATCTGCTCCTGCAACCAACTAACCATCTATCCAAACAAGGGTCGGTCTTTCTCACCAGCATCACTCACATATAGAGAGATGCTTTGTCTTATTTGCTGTGCTGCAGATGTTGATGCCGATGGGCAAAGTGGGGACGACGGTGTACGGGTGCGTCTCGGCGCTGGTCTTCTCCGGGTTCATCATCTACGACACGGACAACCTCATCAAGAGGCACGCCTACGACGAGTATGTCACGGCGGCCATCTCGCTGTACCTCGACATCATCAACATCTTCATGGCCATTCTCTCTGCCCTCTCAGATTGCTAGACATTTCTTGTTCatgtgttgctgctgctgctgccatgcCATGCTGGATGCGGATCACCCCAAATAACATCCGCAGGGACAAAACTTGTCGAGAAATCGCGGTCCGGTGA
- the LOC100836106 gene encoding protein LIFEGUARD 4 isoform X3: MGKHGGGLDVDVEKGGAACMYMIETPELRWAFIRKVYAIVALQLLATIAVAATVYLVPDIRAFFLARTPASLAAFVLILVATILVMIPMMCLRNRHPINLILLGLFTICMSFSVGLGCLSRKGVIIIEAATLTFVVVLSLTIYTFWAAKRSHDFSFLGPFLFAACLILMLFSLIQMLMPMGKVGTTVYGCVSALVFSGFIIYDTDNLIKRHAYDEYVTAAISLYLDIINIFMAILSALSDC; this comes from the exons ATGGGgaagcacggcggcggcctggacGTGGACGTGGAGAAGGGCGGGGCGGCCTGTATGTACATGATCGAGACACCGGAGCTCCGGTGGGCGTTCATCCGCAAGGTGTACGCGATCGTGGCGCTGCAGCTGCTGGCCaccatcgccgtcgccgccaccgtctaCCTCGTGCCGGACATCCgtgccttcttcctcgcccGCACcccggcctccctcgccgccttcgTGCTCATCCTCGTCGCCACCATCCTCG TGATGATCCCCATGATGTGCCTCCGGAACCGGCACCCCATCAACCTCATCCTACTCGGCCTCTTCACCATTTGTATGAGCTTCTCCGTCGGCCTGGGATGCCTCTCCAGGAAAG GAGTAATCATAATCGAGGCGGCAACGCTGACATTCGTGGTGGTCTTGAGCCTGACGATCTACACGTTCTGGGCGGCCAAGAGAAGCCATGACTTCAGCTTCCTCGGGCCCTTCTTGTTCGCGGCATGCCTCATCCTGATGCTCTTCAGCCTCATCCAG ATGTTGATGCCGATGGGCAAAGTGGGGACGACGGTGTACGGGTGCGTCTCGGCGCTGGTCTTCTCCGGGTTCATCATCTACGACACGGACAACCTCATCAAGAGGCACGCCTACGACGAGTATGTCACGGCGGCCATCTCGCTGTACCTCGACATCATCAACATCTTCATGGCCATTCTCTCTGCCCTCTCAGATTGCTAG
- the LOC100836106 gene encoding protein LIFEGUARD 2 isoform X2: protein MGKHGGGLDVDVEKGGAACMYMIETPELRWAFIRKVYAIVALQLLATIAVAATVYLVPDIRAFFLARTPASLAAFVLILVATILVMIPMMCLRNRHPINLILLGLFTICMSFSVGLGCLSRKGVIIIEAATLTFVVVLSLTIYTFWAAKRSHDFSFLGPFLFAACLILMLFSLIQVICSCNQLTIYPNKDVDADGQSGDDGVRVRLGAGLLRVHHLRHGQPHQEARLRRVCHGGHLAVPRHHQHLHGHSLCPLRLLDISCSCVAAAAAMPCWMRITPNNIRRDKTCREIAVR from the exons ATGGGgaagcacggcggcggcctggacGTGGACGTGGAGAAGGGCGGGGCGGCCTGTATGTACATGATCGAGACACCGGAGCTCCGGTGGGCGTTCATCCGCAAGGTGTACGCGATCGTGGCGCTGCAGCTGCTGGCCaccatcgccgtcgccgccaccgtctaCCTCGTGCCGGACATCCgtgccttcttcctcgcccGCACcccggcctccctcgccgccttcgTGCTCATCCTCGTCGCCACCATCCTCG TGATGATCCCCATGATGTGCCTCCGGAACCGGCACCCCATCAACCTCATCCTACTCGGCCTCTTCACCATTTGTATGAGCTTCTCCGTCGGCCTGGGATGCCTCTCCAGGAAAG GAGTAATCATAATCGAGGCGGCAACGCTGACATTCGTGGTGGTCTTGAGCCTGACGATCTACACGTTCTGGGCGGCCAAGAGAAGCCATGACTTCAGCTTCCTCGGGCCCTTCTTGTTCGCGGCATGCCTCATCCTGATGCTCTTCAGCCTCATCCAGGTCATCTGCTCCTGCAACCAACTAACCATCTATCCAAACAAGG ATGTTGATGCCGATGGGCAAAGTGGGGACGACGGTGTACGGGTGCGTCTCGGCGCTGGTCTTCTCCGGGTTCATCATCTACGACACGGACAACCTCATCAAGAGGCACGCCTACGACGAGTATGTCACGGCGGCCATCTCGCTGTACCTCGACATCATCAACATCTTCATGGCCATTCTCTCTGCCCTCTCAGATTGCTAGACATTTCTTGTTCatgtgttgctgctgctgctgccatgcCATGCTGGATGCGGATCACCCCAAATAACATCCGCAGGGACAAAACTTGTCGAGAAATCGCGGTCCGGTGA
- the LOC100837294 gene encoding protein LIFEGUARD 2, which translates to MFGYHQKGGDIEAGTSGGAGAAPTRGLYPGMTESPELRWALIRKIYTILSLQLLLTAAVAAVVVKVRAISHFFVSSNAGLGLYIFLVIFPFIVLCPLYFYRQKHPVNLLLLGIFTVAISFAVGMTCAFTSGKVILEAAILTAVVVVSLTAYTFWAAKRGQDFSFLGPFLFASLIVLIVFAFIQILFPMGKLSHMIYGGLAALIFSGYIVYDTDNIIKRFTYDEYVWAAVSLYLDVINLFMALITLFSAADS; encoded by the exons ATGTTCGGCTACCACCAGAAGGGCGGCGACATCGAGGCGGGGACCTCGGGCGGGGCCggggcggcgccgacgcggGGTCTGTACCCCGGGATGACGGAGAGCCCCGAGCTGCGCTGGGCGCTCATCCGGAAGATCTACACCATCCTCTCCCTGCAGCTcctcctcaccgccgccgtcgccgccgtcgtcgtcaagGTCCGGGCCATCTCCCacttcttcgtctcctccaATGCCGGCCTCGGGCTCTACATCTTCCTCGTCATCTTCCCCTTCATCG TGCTGTGCCCGCTGTACTTCTACCGCCAGAAGCACCCAGTgaacctgctgctgcttggcaTCTTCACAGTCGCCATCAGCTTCGCTGTCGGCATGACATGTGCCTTCACTAGCG GCAAGGTCATTTTGGAGGCTGCAATTCTTACAGCAGTGGTGGTTGTTAGCCTCACTGCTTACACCTTCTGGGCGGCAAAGAGGGGCCAGGACTTCAGCTTCCTTGGTCCTTTCCTGTTCGCTTCCCTCATAGTGCTGATTGTGTTTGCGTTCATTCAG ATCCTCTTCCCAATGGGTAAGCTCTCTCACATGATATATGGTGGGCTGGCAGCGCTCATCTTCAGTGGCTACATTGTCTACGACACCGACAACATCATCAAGCGCTTCACATACGATGAGTACGTCTGGGCTGCCGTCTCACTCTACCTCGACGTCATCAACCTATTCATGGCCCTGATCACCCTGTTCAGCGCGGCCGACAGTTAA